In a genomic window of Anoxybacter fermentans:
- a CDS encoding NUDIX hydrolase — MKFKEKTIESREIFKGKMINLRLDTVELPNGKISTREVVEHPGAVAVVALTSEEKVLLVRQYRKACEEELLEIPAGKLDPGEDPDDAAIRELEEETGYRAESLKKLVSCYTSPGFADEMVHIYLAENLTPTSQATDEDEFLSIHHFSWQEIIEMLKRGELKDAKTVTGLLMVMVQKGVEL, encoded by the coding sequence ATGAAATTTAAAGAAAAAACCATCGAATCCAGAGAAATTTTTAAAGGAAAAATGATAAATCTTCGGTTAGATACGGTGGAACTTCCTAATGGTAAAATTTCCACCCGGGAGGTGGTAGAACATCCTGGGGCGGTGGCTGTTGTCGCTTTAACTTCTGAAGAAAAAGTACTTCTGGTCAGACAGTACCGTAAAGCCTGTGAGGAGGAACTGTTGGAAATTCCGGCAGGTAAACTAGATCCGGGTGAAGACCCAGATGATGCAGCAATCCGGGAATTAGAAGAAGAGACAGGATATCGGGCCGAATCATTGAAGAAATTGGTCTCCTGTTATACCAGTCCTGGTTTTGCAGATGAAATGGTGCATATTTATTTGGCAGAAAATTTAACCCCAACTTCTCAAGCTACTGATGAAGATGAATTTTTGAGTATTCACCACTTTTCATGGCAAGAGATTATCGAAATGCTTAAAAGAGGTGAATTAAAAGATGCAAAAACAGTTACTGGTCTTTTGATGGTAATGGTCCAAAAGGGAGTGGAATTGTGA
- a CDS encoding DUF3866 family protein — protein sequence MIRIRLGQVIDIIEDYEDLVIVKVLVDGEVAKAIHYPEIGGLVKIGQKVILNTTARNLNLGTGGYHFILHVYGNDSLDPESCGHIMKLRYTPYQLKVLSVEEEESPYHAQLKKADTLAGMPVIVAPLHSMITPIAVVIKNLKPQTKIVYLMSDGGALPLAISKLVRSLKKRGFIEGTITFGHAFGGDLEAVNVYTALLAAKWVFKADIVIIAMGPGIVGTGTPYGFSGVEQANFLHAAALLCGDPIAVLRISFADSRSRHWGISHHSRIVLGKLTLIKSSIAIPELDGKKKEIIEKQLINSGIKEKHLISYFPTDQVEHVLNDDSLNLQTMGRKFSEDREFFLTAGLAGMLALHRIS from the coding sequence TTGATTCGTATAAGATTAGGCCAGGTAATAGATATTATTGAGGATTATGAGGATCTGGTCATTGTTAAAGTTCTGGTGGATGGAGAGGTAGCAAAAGCGATCCATTATCCTGAAATCGGCGGATTAGTAAAAATAGGGCAAAAAGTAATTTTAAATACAACTGCCAGAAATTTAAATCTGGGTACAGGCGGATATCATTTTATACTTCACGTTTATGGAAATGATTCTCTAGATCCAGAATCCTGTGGACATATCATGAAACTTAGATATACACCATATCAGCTGAAAGTATTAAGTGTAGAAGAAGAGGAAAGTCCGTATCATGCGCAGCTAAAGAAAGCTGATACACTGGCGGGTATGCCGGTGATAGTAGCACCTTTGCACAGTATGATAACACCTATTGCAGTGGTGATAAAAAATCTTAAGCCCCAAACTAAAATAGTTTATCTTATGAGCGATGGAGGGGCTTTGCCTTTGGCAATAAGTAAACTGGTCAGGTCTTTAAAAAAACGGGGTTTTATTGAAGGAACTATCACTTTTGGTCATGCCTTTGGCGGTGATTTAGAAGCTGTAAATGTATATACTGCTTTGCTTGCCGCTAAGTGGGTTTTTAAAGCAGATATAGTAATTATCGCAATGGGGCCGGGAATTGTAGGTACAGGAACTCCTTACGGTTTTAGTGGAGTAGAACAGGCTAATTTTCTTCATGCGGCTGCCCTTTTGTGTGGTGATCCAATAGCTGTTCTCAGGATCAGCTTTGCTGATTCAAGGTCCCGACATTGGGGAATAAGCCATCATTCACGAATAGTATTGGGTAAATTGACATTGATAAAGAGCAGTATTGCTATTCCGGAACTTGACGGTAAAAAGAAGGAAATTATTGAAAAACAGCTTATTAATTCGGGTATAAAAGAAAAGCATCTAATCAGTTATTTTCCTACAGATCAAGTGGAGCATGTTTTAAACGATGATAGTTTAAATTTACAGACGATGGGACGAAAATTTTCAGAAGATCGGGAGTTTTTTCTTACTGCCGGTCTTGCTGGTATGTTAGCTCTTCATCGAATTTCTTAA
- a CDS encoding LDCC motif putative metal-binding protein — MKGWFKRLIEKIAQANEKQYGNKVPSCCADGKPKNINKKNK; from the coding sequence ATGAAAGGATGGTTTAAACGCTTGATAGAAAAAATTGCTCAGGCTAATGAAAAACAGTATGGCAATAAGGTTCCATCCTGTTGTGCTGATGGAAAACCTAAAAATATAAATAAAAAAAATAAATAA
- a CDS encoding M20/M25/M40 family metallo-hydrolase codes for MIKKKRLVDLFMELVTIDSETKKERKMADQLKTELENLGLEVHEDNAGENIGGNAGNVIGVLKGKVDTPSLLLCAHMDRVSPGKGIEPVLKDGVITSKGDTVLAADDIAGVAAILEALWVIKENNLEHGEIKVLFTVAEEGGLHGVKNVNPEEIRADYGFCYDSSGDVGTIVVQGPAQYRFEAIVKGKAAHAGINPSAGINAIKVASLAISEMKLGQIDEETTANIGVIKGGQATNIVPDRVELLGEARSRNRKKLEAQVAHMRDILERAAAKFGAEVEINTQLMYPSFFFSEEDPVVIIAKEAAKSIGIETNLVPSGGGSDANILNGYGIPTINLGIGMEKVHSTEEFITVENLVKAAEYTVAIIQMVTK; via the coding sequence ATGATTAAGAAGAAGAGATTGGTTGATCTTTTTATGGAACTGGTTACCATTGACAGTGAGACGAAAAAGGAACGTAAGATGGCTGATCAATTAAAGACAGAGTTAGAAAATTTAGGGTTAGAAGTACATGAAGATAATGCCGGGGAGAATATAGGTGGAAATGCGGGTAATGTTATTGGTGTACTCAAAGGTAAAGTTGATACACCTTCTCTACTTCTCTGTGCCCATATGGACCGGGTAAGTCCTGGAAAAGGGATTGAACCGGTTTTAAAAGATGGAGTTATCACCAGTAAAGGTGATACAGTCCTTGCTGCTGATGATATTGCAGGGGTTGCGGCTATTCTTGAGGCTCTCTGGGTTATAAAAGAAAATAATCTGGAACATGGTGAAATTAAGGTTCTGTTTACTGTTGCAGAGGAAGGCGGTCTTCATGGTGTTAAAAATGTAAATCCTGAAGAGATAAGGGCTGATTATGGTTTTTGCTATGATTCCAGTGGTGATGTAGGAACAATTGTTGTGCAGGGCCCGGCTCAGTACCGTTTTGAAGCTATAGTTAAGGGAAAAGCTGCCCATGCGGGAATAAATCCTTCTGCTGGTATTAATGCTATCAAAGTGGCCAGTCTGGCTATTTCTGAAATGAAACTGGGCCAGATTGATGAAGAGACCACTGCTAATATTGGTGTGATCAAAGGAGGACAGGCTACCAATATTGTTCCTGACCGGGTAGAACTTTTGGGTGAAGCCCGGAGTCGGAATCGAAAAAAACTTGAAGCACAGGTTGCTCATATGAGAGATATCCTGGAGCGTGCTGCGGCTAAATTTGGAGCAGAAGTTGAGATCAATACACAATTGATGTATCCCTCCTTCTTTTTTAGTGAGGAGGATCCGGTGGTCATAATAGCAAAAGAGGCGGCTAAATCCATTGGAATTGAAACGAATTTAGTGCCCAGCGGAGGGGGAAGTGATGCCAACATCCTTAATGGGTATGGAATTCCAACCATTAATCTAGGAATTGGAATGGAAAAAGTACACTCTACAGAAGAGTTTATTACCGTTGAGAACCTGGTCAAGGCTGCTGAATATACCGTGGCAATAATTCAGATGGTAACGAAATAA
- a CDS encoding 2-oxoacid:acceptor oxidoreductase family protein: MKQEIIMAGFGGQGIMAMGRLLAYTGMMEGKEVSWMPSYGPEMRGGTANCTVIVSDKRIASPITTTPDVCIVMNLPSLEKFAPMVKPGGLLIINSSLIEKECERTDIEILKVPCNDIANELGSSKVLNMVALGAYIQKTKILPFESVIKAMKKAFAGKEKFIPLNEAALKKGAELVK; encoded by the coding sequence ATGAAGCAGGAAATAATTATGGCAGGTTTTGGTGGTCAAGGTATAATGGCCATGGGAAGGCTTTTGGCCTATACTGGCATGATGGAAGGTAAAGAAGTATCCTGGATGCCTTCTTATGGTCCAGAAATGCGTGGTGGTACTGCTAACTGTACCGTAATTGTTAGTGATAAGAGGATTGCTTCTCCGATTACTACCACACCTGATGTGTGTATAGTAATGAATTTGCCATCATTAGAGAAATTTGCTCCAATGGTTAAGCCAGGGGGACTTTTGATTATTAACTCTTCTTTGATTGAAAAGGAATGCGAGCGTACTGATATAGAAATCTTAAAAGTACCCTGCAATGATATTGCTAACGAGCTGGGCAGCAGTAAGGTATTGAATATGGTGGCATTGGGTGCTTATATTCAAAAGACTAAAATTTTACCTTTTGAGTCGGTTATAAAGGCAATGAAGAAAGCATTTGCAGGCAAAGAAAAATTTATCCCACTGAATGAAGCAGCTCTTAAGAAAGGTGCAGAACTGGTAAAATAG
- a CDS encoding thiamine pyrophosphate-dependent enzyme, with protein sequence MIKVAGRPESLTDKQMHYCPGCTHGIIHRLVAEVMDELGIREKTIGVAPVGCSVLAYEYFNCDMHEAAHGRAPAVATGIKRVLPDKVVFTYQGDGDLASIGTAEIVHAANRGEKITTIFVNNAIYGMTGGQMAPTTLLGQKATTAPYGRDAEKAGYPIRVSEMLSTLTGVAYIARVSVHNPQHIRKAKKAIKKAFETQLEGKGFSLVEVLSTCPTNWGLTPIEALKWLEENMIPYYPLGEFKTPEEVE encoded by the coding sequence ATGATTAAGGTTGCCGGAAGACCAGAATCTTTGACTGATAAGCAGATGCACTATTGCCCAGGTTGTACCCACGGTATCATTCATCGGCTGGTTGCTGAAGTAATGGATGAACTGGGGATCCGTGAAAAGACTATCGGGGTTGCTCCAGTAGGCTGTTCTGTTTTAGCTTATGAATATTTTAATTGTGATATGCATGAAGCTGCTCATGGTCGTGCTCCTGCAGTAGCTACTGGAATTAAACGGGTTCTTCCTGATAAAGTAGTATTCACCTATCAGGGTGATGGTGACTTAGCATCAATCGGTACTGCTGAGATTGTTCATGCTGCAAACCGTGGTGAAAAGATTACTACTATTTTTGTTAATAATGCTATTTATGGTATGACTGGTGGTCAGATGGCTCCAACAACTTTGCTGGGCCAGAAAGCTACTACTGCTCCATATGGAAGAGATGCTGAAAAGGCCGGTTATCCAATTAGAGTATCTGAGATGCTTTCTACATTGACAGGTGTTGCTTATATTGCCCGGGTATCTGTGCATAATCCGCAACATATTAGGAAAGCAAAAAAAGCTATCAAAAAGGCCTTTGAGACTCAATTAGAGGGTAAAGGTTTTAGTTTAGTAGAGGTTCTTTCTACCTGCCCAACCAACTGGGGTCTGACTCCTATTGAAGCTCTAAAGTGGTTAGAGGAAAATATGATTCCTTATTATCCATTAGGTGAGTTTAAGACCCCAGAGGAGGTGGAATAA
- a CDS encoding 3-methyl-2-oxobutanoate dehydrogenase subunit VorB has translation MGERILMKGNEAIGEAAIKAGCRYFFGYPITPQNELPEYMSRRLPEVGGVFLQAESEVAAINMVYGAAGAGARVMTSSSSPGISLKMEGISYIAGADLPCVIVNIVRGGPGLGGIQPAQSDYFQATKGGGHGDYHMVVLAPSSIQEAVDLVMEAFDIADQYRVPVMVIGDGMIGQMMEPVEFKEPPKRDLPAKDWITDGCKGRKPNVINSLSLQPEKLEEMNWNRYKRYEKIKENEVKVETINMEDAEIALVAYGTTSRICFSAMETLREEGYKVGLIRPITLWPFPTETISKAADNVKAFLTVEMSTGQMVEDVRLAVNGKVPVHFYGRTGGMVPSPDEIIEQVKALGGGK, from the coding sequence ATGGGTGAGAGAATATTGATGAAAGGTAATGAGGCCATTGGTGAAGCTGCGATTAAAGCTGGATGTCGTTATTTTTTTGGATATCCAATCACTCCCCAGAATGAATTACCTGAGTATATGTCAAGACGTTTGCCTGAAGTAGGTGGAGTTTTCTTACAGGCGGAAAGTGAAGTTGCAGCTATTAATATGGTTTATGGTGCTGCTGGCGCTGGTGCACGGGTAATGACTTCATCTTCCAGTCCAGGAATCAGTTTAAAGATGGAAGGTATTTCTTATATTGCGGGTGCGGATTTGCCCTGTGTAATTGTTAATATAGTTCGTGGGGGCCCAGGTCTTGGTGGTATTCAACCGGCTCAGTCTGACTATTTCCAGGCTACAAAGGGCGGCGGTCATGGTGACTATCACATGGTAGTTTTAGCTCCGTCTTCCATCCAGGAAGCTGTGGATCTGGTAATGGAAGCTTTTGATATTGCTGATCAATATCGGGTACCTGTTATGGTTATTGGTGATGGAATGATTGGACAAATGATGGAACCAGTTGAGTTTAAAGAGCCACCCAAGCGGGATTTACCAGCTAAGGATTGGATTACAGATGGTTGTAAAGGTAGAAAACCAAATGTTATTAATTCCCTATCCTTGCAACCCGAAAAATTGGAGGAAATGAACTGGAATCGTTATAAAAGATATGAGAAGATTAAAGAAAATGAGGTTAAAGTTGAAACTATTAATATGGAAGATGCAGAAATTGCTCTGGTTGCTTACGGCACTACCTCCCGGATTTGCTTTAGTGCTATGGAAACTCTTCGGGAAGAAGGATATAAAGTTGGTTTGATTCGTCCAATTACTCTGTGGCCATTCCCAACAGAAACTATTAGTAAAGCAGCAGATAATGTAAAAGCATTTTTAACAGTAGAGATGAGTACCGGTCAGATGGTCGAAGATGTAAGACTTGCTGTTAACGGTAAAGTTCCTGTTCATTTCTATGGTCGGACTGGCGGTATGGTTCCTTCGCCAGATGAAATTATTGAACAGGTTAAAGCACTGGGAGGTGGAAAGTAA
- a CDS encoding 4Fe-4S dicluster domain-containing protein, whose amino-acid sequence MPNKVVFDVDRCKGCELCTTVCPKNIVKMSDKINAKGYHPAMVEEQDKCIACGFCASICPDTVIEVYKEEKKK is encoded by the coding sequence GTGCCTAATAAAGTTGTATTTGATGTGGATAGGTGTAAAGGATGCGAACTTTGTACTACCGTATGTCCAAAAAATATCGTCAAGATGTCAGATAAGATCAATGCTAAAGGTTATCATCCTGCTATGGTTGAAGAGCAGGATAAATGTATTGCCTGTGGATTCTGTGCTAGCATTTGTCCAGATACTGTAATTGAGGTTTATAAGGAAGAGAAGAAAAAATAA
- the buk gene encoding butyrate kinase yields MSSFKILVVNPGSTSTKIAVYEDENEIFKTNITHSREELAPYEKITDQLPLRKKVILNALKEHGIKISELDAVSGRGGLLWPIPGGTYTVNEKMLEDLKVGVQGQHASNLGGLIAYEIAKEAGGKAFIVDPVIVDEMEPVARYSGIPEIKRKSIFHALNQKAMGRKVAKELGKEYEECNFVIAHMGGGVSVGAHSKGRVIDVNNALDGEGPFSPNRSGGVPVGDLVKMCFSGKYTQEEILKKIVGEGGLVAYLNTTDLRKVEEWIETGDEDAYLIFRAMAYQIAKEIGSAATVLKGQVDAIILTGGMAHSERLTKMISERVSFIAPVKICAGENELEALALGALRVLRGEERAREYNPSRAGC; encoded by the coding sequence ATGTCCAGTTTTAAAATTTTAGTTGTTAATCCCGGCTCTACTTCTACAAAAATCGCAGTCTATGAAGATGAAAATGAGATATTTAAAACTAATATTACCCATAGTAGAGAAGAACTGGCTCCTTATGAGAAAATAACAGATCAACTTCCGTTAAGGAAAAAAGTGATATTAAATGCCCTTAAAGAACACGGGATTAAGATTTCTGAGCTGGATGCAGTTTCTGGCCGGGGTGGGCTTTTATGGCCCATCCCTGGCGGAACTTATACAGTGAATGAAAAAATGCTTGAAGATTTAAAAGTTGGGGTACAGGGCCAACATGCTAGTAATCTGGGCGGTCTTATAGCTTATGAAATTGCTAAAGAAGCTGGCGGTAAGGCCTTTATTGTTGATCCTGTAATTGTTGATGAGATGGAGCCTGTTGCCAGATATTCAGGAATACCTGAAATTAAGCGAAAAAGTATTTTTCATGCTCTGAACCAGAAAGCTATGGGTCGTAAAGTTGCTAAAGAGCTGGGGAAAGAATATGAAGAGTGTAATTTTGTTATAGCCCATATGGGTGGAGGAGTTTCTGTCGGTGCTCACTCAAAAGGGCGAGTAATTGATGTAAACAATGCTCTGGACGGAGAAGGTCCATTTTCTCCTAACCGTTCCGGTGGGGTACCCGTTGGGGATCTTGTTAAAATGTGCTTTTCAGGTAAATATACTCAAGAGGAGATCTTAAAAAAGATAGTTGGTGAGGGAGGTCTAGTAGCATATCTCAATACTACCGATCTTAGAAAAGTTGAAGAGTGGATAGAAACCGGTGATGAGGATGCTTACTTGATCTTCCGTGCAATGGCCTATCAGATTGCTAAAGAGATTGGCTCTGCAGCAACTGTGCTTAAAGGCCAGGTAGATGCCATTATCTTAACGGGAGGTATGGCACATTCTGAACGTTTAACTAAGATGATTTCTGAACGGGTTTCCTTTATTGCTCCTGTTAAAATCTGTGCTGGTGAAAATGAGTTAGAAGCACTGGCTTTAGGAGCATTACGGGTTTTAAGAGGAGAAGAAAGGGCCAGAGAATATAATCCTTCTAGAGCAGGTTGTTAG
- a CDS encoding Leu/Phe/Val dehydrogenase, producing MKKFEYMEKYDYEQLVFCYDKTSGLKAIICIHDTTLGPALGGTRMWVYENEDDAILDALRLARGMTYKAAAAGLNLGGGKTVIMGDPKKDKSEELWRAFGRYVQSLNGRYITAEDVGTSVEDMDYVAMETDYVTGLSGTSGDPSPMTAFGVYKGMKACCKEVYGSDSLEGKVVAVQGLGHVGYYLCKHIHEEGGKLIVTDIDQERIDKVVKEFGATAVAPDEIYGVECDIFAPCALGAVVNDETIPQFKCRIIAGAANNVLKEERHGDIIHEKGILYAPDYVINAGGLINVYHELLGYNRDNVLRDVAKIYDRILKVIEISKRDNIPTYKAADIMAEERIEKMGRVRSNYIVR from the coding sequence ATGAAAAAATTTGAGTACATGGAAAAATATGATTATGAACAACTGGTATTTTGTTATGACAAAACTTCCGGTTTAAAAGCAATCATCTGTATTCATGATACTACATTAGGTCCTGCTCTTGGTGGTACCCGTATGTGGGTATATGAAAATGAAGATGACGCTATTTTAGATGCACTGCGCCTGGCACGGGGTATGACTTACAAAGCAGCTGCAGCTGGTTTAAATCTGGGCGGCGGTAAGACCGTTATCATGGGTGATCCGAAAAAAGATAAAAGTGAAGAACTCTGGAGAGCTTTTGGTCGCTACGTTCAAAGCTTAAATGGTCGTTATATTACTGCAGAAGATGTTGGTACCAGTGTAGAAGATATGGATTATGTAGCTATGGAAACTGACTACGTAACCGGTCTTTCCGGTACTTCTGGTGACCCATCTCCTATGACTGCTTTTGGTGTATATAAAGGTATGAAGGCTTGCTGTAAAGAAGTTTACGGCTCTGATAGCCTGGAAGGTAAAGTTGTAGCAGTTCAGGGTTTAGGTCATGTTGGTTACTATCTCTGCAAGCATATTCATGAAGAGGGCGGAAAACTGATCGTTACTGATATTGATCAGGAAAGAATAGATAAAGTGGTTAAAGAATTTGGTGCAACCGCTGTTGCTCCTGATGAAATTTATGGTGTAGAATGTGATATCTTTGCTCCATGTGCTCTGGGTGCTGTTGTAAATGATGAAACCATTCCACAATTCAAGTGTCGTATTATTGCCGGTGCTGCAAATAACGTATTGAAAGAAGAGCGTCATGGTGACATCATTCATGAAAAGGGTATTCTTTATGCTCCTGACTATGTAATTAATGCTGGTGGTCTGATTAATGTTTACCATGAATTATTAGGTTACAATCGTGACAATGTTTTAAGAGATGTAGCAAAAATTTATGATCGGATTCTCAAAGTTATAGAAATTTCCAAACGGGATAATATCCCAACTTATAAAGCTGCAGATATTATGGCTGAAGAAAGAATTGAAAAGATGGGTCGTGTTCGCAGTAACTATATCGTACGGTAA
- a CDS encoding phosphate butyryltransferase: MFKTFEEMVEQAKSTAPKVLSVAAAEDPEVLKAVKKAEEDGLITPILVGDKEKIEVFAKEVYYDLSNIKIYDEPDVTKASHKAVQIVAEGEADFLMKGLVGTATILRALLTKEYGLRQDRLLSHIALMDLEDLDRLIIMTDGGMNMYPDLNQKKQIIENAVEVMHSIGVEMPKVVPLAALELVNPDMEPTIHAAILSKMADRGQIKGCIIDGPLAFDNAISEEAAKHKGIKSPVAGKADVLLVPNIETGNVMYKALSYFSKMRAAMLVVGAKVPVVVTSRADNYMTKYYSMALGKLMMEYKNQ, encoded by the coding sequence ATGTTTAAAACATTTGAGGAAATGGTAGAACAGGCAAAATCTACAGCACCTAAGGTTTTATCTGTAGCCGCTGCGGAAGATCCAGAAGTATTAAAAGCAGTTAAAAAAGCAGAAGAAGATGGTTTAATTACCCCAATTCTCGTTGGTGATAAAGAAAAGATTGAAGTTTTTGCAAAAGAGGTTTATTATGACCTATCCAATATAAAGATTTATGATGAGCCTGATGTTACAAAAGCTTCTCATAAAGCTGTGCAGATTGTAGCAGAAGGTGAAGCTGATTTCTTAATGAAAGGTCTAGTTGGTACTGCAACCATTTTACGTGCTCTTTTGACCAAAGAATATGGTTTGCGTCAGGACCGCTTGCTAAGTCATATAGCATTGATGGATTTAGAAGATCTGGACCGTCTAATTATTATGACAGATGGCGGAATGAATATGTATCCTGATTTGAATCAGAAAAAGCAAATTATCGAAAATGCTGTAGAAGTTATGCATTCTATTGGTGTGGAAATGCCTAAAGTTGTACCTTTAGCAGCATTAGAATTGGTCAATCCAGATATGGAACCAACTATTCATGCTGCAATTCTTTCTAAGATGGCTGATCGCGGGCAGATTAAAGGCTGTATTATAGATGGACCATTGGCATTTGATAATGCCATCAGTGAAGAAGCAGCTAAGCATAAAGGGATTAAAAGCCCAGTAGCCGGTAAAGCAGATGTGCTTTTGGTTCCAAATATTGAAACTGGTAACGTCATGTATAAAGCATTATCTTATTTTTCTAAAATGCGAGCTGCTATGTTAGTTGTTGGTGCTAAGGTTCCTGTTGTTGTAACATCCCGGGCCGATAACTATATGACCAAATACTATTCTATGGCCCTGGGTAAATTGATGATGGAATACAAAAATCAATAA
- the buk gene encoding butyrate kinase has protein sequence MEYQILVINPGSTSTKIAIYHNEKLLFEENISHSTEELSKYERIIDQLDFRKEMVIKTVKEKGFSLEELDAIVARGGLLRPLSGGTYRINQQMVNDLKEGVQGEHASNLAGLIAFDLASKLNIPAFTVDPVAVDEFIPEARISGIPEIERRSLSHALNIKATARQAARDLNLSFSECNFIVAHLGGGISIAPLLKGRIVDVNNANESGPFSPERCGQLPVGDLVRLAFSGKYTFRELKKRMVGQGGLTAYLGTNNCQEIEEKIKAGDEKVAEVYHAMIYQIAKEIGAMATVLKGEVDAIILTGGLAHSKMVTDGITEYVQYIAPVKVYPGAMEMLALCQGALRVLRREEEPLEYIVEGVK, from the coding sequence ATGGAATATCAGATTTTGGTGATCAATCCTGGTTCAACTTCGACCAAGATCGCCATTTATCATAATGAAAAGTTACTTTTTGAAGAAAATATTTCCCATTCAACTGAAGAGCTTTCTAAATATGAGCGAATTATTGACCAACTGGATTTTCGTAAAGAAATGGTTATTAAAACGGTTAAAGAAAAAGGCTTTTCTTTAGAAGAATTAGATGCAATTGTTGCCCGTGGTGGTTTACTTAGACCACTTTCAGGTGGAACTTACCGGATCAATCAGCAGATGGTAAATGATCTTAAAGAGGGAGTTCAGGGGGAACATGCGTCCAATCTGGCAGGATTAATCGCTTTTGATCTCGCCAGTAAGTTAAATATTCCTGCATTTACTGTTGATCCGGTTGCTGTTGACGAATTTATTCCGGAAGCCAGAATTTCAGGTATTCCGGAGATTGAACGGAGAAGTTTAAGTCATGCTTTGAATATTAAAGCTACAGCAAGACAGGCAGCTAGGGATCTAAATTTAAGTTTTTCAGAGTGTAATTTCATTGTTGCTCACCTGGGTGGGGGTATATCTATTGCACCTCTTTTAAAAGGTCGAATAGTGGATGTAAACAATGCCAATGAAAGTGGACCATTTTCCCCAGAACGTTGTGGTCAATTACCTGTTGGTGATCTGGTTAGATTGGCGTTTTCTGGTAAATATACTTTCAGAGAGCTTAAAAAAAGGATGGTGGGTCAGGGCGGTTTGACTGCCTATCTTGGGACAAACAATTGTCAAGAGATCGAAGAAAAAATCAAAGCAGGTGATGAAAAAGTAGCAGAAGTTTATCATGCTATGATTTATCAGATTGCCAAAGAGATTGGAGCAATGGCGACTGTTTTAAAGGGTGAAGTGGATGCTATTATTCTTACCGGTGGACTGGCTCACTCGAAGATGGTTACAGATGGAATTACCGAATATGTACAATACATTGCTCCGGTGAAAGTTTATCCAGGGGCAATGGAAATGTTGGCTCTTTGCCAGGGAGCTCTTCGGGTTTTGAGAAGAGAAGAAGAACCTTTAGAATATATTGTTGAAGGGGTGAAATGA